The Verrucomicrobium spinosum DSM 4136 = JCM 18804 genome includes a region encoding these proteins:
- a CDS encoding LexA family transcriptional regulator, protein MTTSLTIAQRLMHLRHKLRLTQAELAERLGVSRNYVSMMEGGRPPSRSLVLLIEDLEEQAKDGRKSTGDARATMRKAREAKGWSIKDLAKATGYSIGVLQALEEGNGRGSERQIKKVATALDVPFEDLMQGVEPGFIDESGLTGTLGASPNVELGPGIKTARYVPLISFAQAGKMGSWEDAAYEYTGHIAFDMTDPKAFGVTIRGDSMVPVINDGDVAILVPSSAPRGGEVVVARLSEEAGGGVMCKVYTPKDAGAKVVLTSYNSAVHPPLEFRREDFVWLYPVDSVTKKFRRP, encoded by the coding sequence ATGACAACTTCACTCACTATTGCTCAGCGGCTCATGCACCTGCGACACAAGTTGCGGCTCACACAGGCGGAATTAGCCGAACGGCTAGGGGTCTCACGTAACTATGTGAGCATGATGGAGGGCGGTCGCCCTCCATCCCGCTCACTTGTGCTGCTGATCGAAGACCTCGAAGAGCAGGCCAAGGATGGTCGCAAGAGCACGGGTGATGCTAGGGCCACGATGCGGAAAGCCCGGGAGGCTAAGGGATGGAGCATCAAAGACCTTGCCAAGGCCACGGGTTATTCGATTGGTGTGCTTCAAGCACTCGAAGAAGGCAATGGAAGAGGCAGTGAAAGACAGATTAAGAAGGTTGCAACGGCACTGGATGTCCCGTTCGAGGACCTTATGCAGGGCGTCGAGCCCGGGTTTATCGATGAGTCGGGGCTTACCGGGACATTGGGAGCCTCACCCAATGTCGAGCTTGGCCCTGGCATCAAAACTGCCCGGTATGTGCCGCTTATCAGCTTTGCACAGGCTGGCAAGATGGGCTCCTGGGAGGACGCCGCCTACGAATACACTGGCCACATCGCCTTCGATATGACAGATCCCAAGGCGTTTGGCGTCACCATTCGAGGGGACAGCATGGTCCCGGTGATCAATGACGGGGATGTAGCCATCCTGGTGCCTAGCAGTGCTCCCCGAGGGGGAGAGGTGGTGGTTGCTCGCCTCTCTGAGGAGGCTGGTGGCGGGGTGATGTGCAAGGTTTACACCCCCAAAGACGCAGGGGCCAAGGTTGTACTTACCAGCTACAATTCCGCCGTGCATCCTCCGCTTGAGTTCAGGCGTGAGGATTTTGTGTGGCTGTACCCTGTTGACTCTGTAACCAAGAAATTCAGAAGACCATGA
- a CDS encoding TIGR02594 family protein, translating to MPTPTANQRLLAEARKYLGIKEWPGPKSNPEIAAMFRLAPSWLDQDDSLTAWCGIFRGTVGHLTATGIPPQHYRAASWLNWGVVVNLDDAIEGDTVVFKRAGGYHVALFNRHEDGKVWVLGGNQGNAVSIAPYSRKDVVGVRRFKESK from the coding sequence ATGCCTACTCCCACCGCCAATCAACGCCTCCTTGCTGAGGCCAGGAAATATCTTGGCATCAAGGAATGGCCCGGGCCGAAGAGCAACCCGGAGATTGCGGCGATGTTTCGCCTGGCCCCCTCCTGGCTCGACCAGGACGACAGCCTCACCGCCTGGTGCGGGATCTTCCGGGGCACGGTGGGCCACCTCACGGCCACTGGGATCCCGCCCCAGCACTACCGGGCCGCAAGCTGGCTCAACTGGGGTGTGGTGGTGAATCTCGATGATGCCATCGAAGGCGACACCGTCGTGTTCAAGCGCGCGGGCGGCTACCACGTGGCCCTCTTCAACCGTCACGAAGACGGCAAGGTCTGGGTCCTGGGCGGCAACCAGGGCAACGCCGTCAGCATCGCCCCGTACTCCCGCAAGGATGTGGTGGGGGTGAGGCGGTTCAAGGAAAGTAAGTGA